From the Brevibacillus choshinensis genome, one window contains:
- a CDS encoding RelA/SpoT family protein: MITGIDEIVKKASTYLSQADIDLITRAYQLAEKAHEGQVRKSGVPYIMHPIAVAGILANLHMDAVTIAAGFLHDVVEDTEITLDYLREQFGTDVALLVDGVTKLEKIKYKSKEEQLAENHRKMLIAMAQDIRVIMIKLADRLHNMRTLRHMSEEKQREISDETLEIFAPLAHRLGIASVKWELEDTSLRYLNPQQYYRIVNLMQKKRVEREAYLNEASDTIREKLGELNIEAEISGRPKHIYSIYKKMTKQNKQFNEIYDLLALRIIVNDIRDCYAVLGIVHTLWKPMPGRFKDYIAMPKTNMYQSLHTTVIGPKGEPLEVQIRTWDMHQTAEIGIAAHWAYKEGKSVVQGSFAEKLGNLREMIEGGSEEAPNAQEFMESLKQDLFSDTVFVFTPKGDVVELPKGSVPLDFSYRIHSAVGNRTIGAKVNGKIVPLDYAMKTGDIIEILTSKHSYGPSQDWLKMAKSAHARNKIKQWFKKEKREENVAKGQQMVEAEVKARSFDIKDAMTETNLKEAAARFNFQGAEDMFAAVGYGGITASQIVTRLVDKLRREREEQNPVIPEYKPNPAQHAGKSESGVKVRGVDNLLVRISRCCTPVPGDQIIGFITRGRGVSVHRLDCPNVLTDECSERLIDVEWDTDFKHNFNVEIEITGNDRSGLLNDVLQVVAETKTNIAAVSGKADKNRVATIHMTISISNVDHLQKVVERIKRIKDIYSVRRILST; the protein is encoded by the coding sequence ATGATTACCGGCATTGATGAGATAGTAAAAAAAGCTAGCACGTATTTATCACAAGCGGATATAGATCTGATTACACGAGCGTATCAGCTGGCGGAAAAAGCGCATGAAGGCCAGGTGAGAAAATCTGGTGTTCCTTACATCATGCACCCGATAGCCGTAGCGGGCATTCTCGCTAATCTGCACATGGATGCAGTGACGATTGCAGCGGGCTTTTTGCATGACGTAGTGGAAGACACGGAGATTACTCTAGATTACCTCCGGGAGCAGTTTGGAACGGATGTAGCCCTTCTGGTAGACGGCGTAACGAAGCTGGAAAAAATTAAATACAAGTCCAAAGAAGAGCAGCTCGCGGAGAACCACCGTAAGATGCTGATTGCTATGGCTCAGGACATCCGGGTCATCATGATCAAGCTGGCAGACCGTTTGCACAACATGCGAACGCTGCGTCACATGTCAGAGGAGAAACAACGGGAAATTTCCGATGAGACACTGGAGATTTTCGCACCGCTGGCACACCGACTCGGGATCGCCTCTGTCAAATGGGAGCTGGAGGATACATCGCTTCGTTATTTGAATCCCCAGCAGTATTACCGGATCGTCAACCTGATGCAGAAGAAACGGGTAGAGCGTGAAGCTTATCTAAACGAAGCCTCCGATACCATCCGCGAGAAATTGGGCGAGCTGAATATTGAGGCAGAGATTTCCGGCAGGCCGAAGCACATCTACAGCATCTATAAAAAGATGACCAAGCAAAACAAGCAGTTCAACGAGATCTATGACCTGCTGGCGCTGCGCATCATCGTGAATGACATCCGCGACTGTTATGCAGTACTCGGGATCGTTCACACCTTGTGGAAGCCGATGCCAGGCCGCTTCAAGGACTATATCGCGATGCCAAAGACGAACATGTATCAGTCTTTGCATACGACGGTGATTGGTCCAAAAGGCGAGCCGCTGGAAGTGCAAATTCGCACATGGGATATGCATCAGACAGCCGAGATCGGGATCGCGGCCCACTGGGCTTACAAGGAAGGCAAGAGTGTCGTTCAGGGATCGTTCGCTGAAAAGCTGGGCAATCTGCGTGAGATGATCGAAGGTGGCTCTGAAGAAGCGCCTAATGCGCAAGAGTTCATGGAAAGTCTCAAACAGGATCTGTTCTCGGATACGGTTTTCGTCTTTACACCAAAAGGAGACGTGGTGGAGCTTCCAAAAGGCTCTGTACCGCTGGACTTCTCCTATCGCATTCACTCGGCCGTCGGTAATCGTACGATCGGAGCAAAAGTGAACGGCAAGATCGTACCGCTCGATTATGCGATGAAAACGGGCGATATTATTGAGATTTTGACCTCCAAGCATTCGTACGGACCTAGCCAGGACTGGCTGAAAATGGCGAAGTCGGCGCATGCCCGTAATAAAATCAAGCAATGGTTCAAGAAAGAGAAGCGGGAAGAAAACGTCGCCAAAGGTCAGCAGATGGTTGAGGCAGAGGTCAAGGCCCGTAGCTTTGACATCAAGGATGCGATGACGGAGACCAACCTGAAGGAAGCAGCAGCTCGCTTTAACTTCCAAGGTGCCGAAGATATGTTTGCAGCGGTAGGCTATGGTGGGATTACGGCTTCGCAAATTGTCACGCGTCTGGTCGACAAGCTGCGCCGTGAACGGGAAGAGCAAAATCCGGTCATTCCCGAATACAAGCCAAATCCTGCCCAGCATGCAGGAAAAAGCGAATCTGGGGTCAAAGTGCGCGGCGTAGACAACCTGTTGGTGCGTATATCTCGTTGCTGTACGCCGGTCCCTGGTGACCAGATCATCGGGTTCATCACGAGAGGTCGCGGTGTGTCCGTGCACAGGCTGGACTGCCCGAACGTGCTGACAGATGAATGCTCGGAACGATTGATCGACGTCGAATGGGACACTGACTTCAAGCACAACTTTAACGTGGAAATCGAAATTACAGGTAATGATCGGAGTGGCCTCTTAAACGATGTCCTTCAAGTTGTAGCAGAGACCAAGACGAACATCGCCGCAGTGAGTGGCAAAGCGGACAAAAACCGAGTAGCGACGATTCACATGACCATTTCCATCAGCAATGTGGATCATCTGCAAAAGGTTGTGGAGCGCATCAAGCGCATCAAGGATATTTATTCGGTTCGCCGGATTCTGAGCACCTGA
- a CDS encoding helix-turn-helix domain-containing protein: MEAIRLYMEEGWSNRKIMEHLGIPDRGRVTTWTKKFKQLGEFGLLDQRGRRDEYMDQNRYVQKLERENSMLKKCLQIWMREVSKRSTMPS; the protein is encoded by the coding sequence ATGGAAGCAATTCGCTTGTACATGGAGGAAGGATGGTCTAATCGAAAGATAATGGAACATCTAGGGATCCCAGACAGAGGCCGAGTCACTACATGGACAAAGAAGTTCAAGCAGTTGGGTGAATTCGGCTTATTGGATCAGAGAGGTCGACGTGACGAATACATGGATCAAAATCGATATGTCCAAAAATTAGAGAGGGAGAATTCGATGCTAAAAAAGTGTTTACAAATTTGGATGCGGGAGGTGTCCAAGAGAAGTACAATGCCATCGTGA
- the dtd gene encoding D-aminoacyl-tRNA deacylase, producing the protein MRVVVQRTREASVTVAGEVVGQIEHGLMLLVGITHEDGEKEVEFVADKIANLRIFEDDEGKMNHSVLETGGQILSVSQFTLYGDCRKGRRPNFMAAARPEHAEPLYELFNKKLREKGLQVETGRFGAMMDVRLLNDGPVTLIVES; encoded by the coding sequence ATGAGAGTAGTCGTTCAACGAACTCGGGAAGCGAGTGTAACAGTAGCAGGGGAAGTGGTAGGACAGATCGAGCACGGGTTGATGCTGCTCGTAGGAATTACCCATGAGGACGGCGAAAAAGAAGTGGAATTCGTCGCAGATAAAATTGCCAACCTACGCATCTTTGAAGACGACGAAGGCAAAATGAATCATTCCGTTTTGGAGACGGGTGGACAGATCCTATCTGTGTCTCAATTTACGCTTTACGGTGACTGCCGCAAAGGAAGACGCCCCAATTTCATGGCGGCGGCAAGACCTGAGCATGCAGAGCCTTTGTACGAGCTTTTTAACAAAAAGCTGCGGGAAAAAGGACTGCAAGTAGAGACCGGACGCTTTGGAGCGATGATGGATGTGCGCTTGCTCAATGACGGACCTGTTACACTGATTGTCGAGTCGTAA
- a CDS encoding Rossmann-fold NAD(P)-binding domain-containing protein: MSQLRSERGPIDVAVTWIHNTAPEALSVIQHEFAYQAEEWRLYHVCGSRAWIKPPFVEEVDSCLYRRIILGFVWEEPVARWLTNDEIACGVIRAIETDQPQSIIGEVEPWERRPGY; the protein is encoded by the coding sequence ATGTCGCAGCTGCGATCAGAGCGTGGCCCAATTGATGTGGCCGTGACGTGGATACACAATACGGCACCAGAAGCGCTGTCGGTCATTCAACACGAATTTGCCTATCAAGCAGAGGAATGGCGACTGTACCATGTGTGCGGAAGTCGAGCTTGGATCAAACCACCCTTCGTAGAAGAGGTGGATTCTTGCTTGTATCGACGGATCATTCTCGGCTTTGTATGGGAAGAGCCAGTCGCTCGCTGGTTGACAAACGACGAGATCGCCTGTGGAGTAATTCGTGCGATTGAAACCGATCAGCCTCAGTCTATCATTGGTGAAGTCGAACCGTGGGAGCGACGCCCCGGTTACTAA
- a CDS encoding IS3 family transposase, whose amino-acid sequence MKLTEWYHVTELCKLFGVSRSGFYAYRKRSSQDKDLVIKEFIQKIYSKYDGKYGYRQTQLFLLQDYKIWVNHKKVLRLMQEMGLRSRVRRKHRCNYASSIGTRVVENLLQRKFHANLPNQKWVTDVTQYRIGDTWLYLSAVKDLFNNEIVAYHLAQRNDNDLVLQTFKKAFQNKEDMSGLIVHSDQGFQYTSYAYHDMLPKVGAQISMSRRGNCYDNASMESFFSHLKTEALYPYDIRTVDEAQRRIEEYIHFYNSTRPQRKLNKLTPIEYRRQLAA is encoded by the coding sequence GTGAAATTGACTGAGTGGTACCATGTAACAGAGTTATGTAAGCTATTCGGGGTCTCTAGAAGTGGATTCTATGCTTACAGAAAGCGGAGTTCACAAGACAAAGACCTTGTAATTAAGGAGTTCATTCAAAAGATCTATAGCAAATATGATGGGAAATACGGATATCGTCAAACGCAGCTCTTTCTACTTCAAGACTACAAGATATGGGTTAACCACAAAAAGGTCCTACGCCTCATGCAAGAGATGGGACTACGCTCCCGAGTACGCCGTAAACATCGATGCAACTATGCTTCTTCTATAGGGACACGTGTAGTTGAAAACTTATTGCAACGGAAATTTCATGCCAACTTACCGAATCAAAAGTGGGTTACTGACGTAACCCAATATCGTATCGGAGATACATGGTTGTACCTGTCTGCCGTCAAGGATTTGTTTAATAACGAAATCGTGGCCTACCATCTAGCGCAGCGCAATGACAATGATCTTGTTTTGCAGACTTTCAAGAAAGCCTTTCAAAATAAAGAGGACATGTCTGGACTGATCGTTCACAGCGATCAGGGATTCCAGTACACGTCCTATGCGTATCACGACATGCTGCCAAAGGTTGGAGCCCAAATCAGCATGTCACGCCGAGGCAATTGTTACGACAATGCCTCTATGGAGAGCTTCTTCTCGCATCTCAAAACGGAAGCGCTCTACCCTTATGATATCCGAACAGTAGACGAGGCACAAAGGAGAATTGAGGAATATATCCATTTTTACAACTCTACGAGGCCACAAAGAAAATTAAACAAGCTGACGCCGATTGAGTACCGGCGCCAGCTTGCTGCTTAG